A portion of the Adhaeribacter radiodurans genome contains these proteins:
- a CDS encoding T9SS type A sorting domain-containing protein, with the protein MKKHLKFSLLPYPNVFFTCRWRFLFIFFFLNLGFSFLTSAQKIEWDRSLGGNAIDQLYSLQQTQDGGYILGGLSASGPNGDKTQPNKGVRDYWIVKLRANGSKEWDKSFGGNQDEILQFVQQTTDGGYILGGHSKSGISGDKTEGAFGNYDFWVIKVDAQGNKQWDKTYGGDKDERLVELQQTQDGGYILGGHSSSGVSGSKTEPSRGGTDYWVVKLQADGTKVWDKTIGSKSSENLQAILQTRDGGYLLGGSSSGVISGDKTEERHDRYSDYWVVKLNAGGQKIWDKTIGGNLSDYLFSLLQLPDGGYLLGGHSSSDKSHEKTEDHKGFSDYWIVKLNPDGSKGWDKTVGGKHIDELASMKLTKDGGILLGGTSRSGIGADKSEPNHGSYDWDFWVAKVSANGQKVLWDKTIGSEGDDYLTDLQQTQDSGYVLGGRSPSRKTGDKSEEGKGSTDYWVVKLDNSIKLKNQITFEPILNKEVGDPAFPLVAKATSGLPVTFEVLSGPAIIKNNKLTIKGAGWVRLVATQEGNTEYERVVDTTQSFLVTLTGKQWQKNYGGNKTDMLSTMLPTPDGGYIIGGTSNSDASADKSQNSKGNTDFWVAKINASGQKVWDKTYGGNQADQLTALVATPDGNYLLGGTSASNSSGDKSQASNGLEDYWLVKIGANGTKLWDKTFGGSQSDWLATMVTSLDGGYLLGGTSASDKSGDKSQPSWDTNQEPSSRRDYWLLKLDANGNKIWDKTYGGDKFDKLTAITLNPKGGYLVGGYSSSGISGDKTQPPRGLADYWVLRIDEQGKKVWDNTYGGVISYYNGKGYYEAGASLLSSIVPTPDGGFLLGGSSSATTGGEKTSQTAGMHDEIYDYWVVKINNSGKKVWDKSYGGLVVYPGQIGVGEFWTYTGTSNLSTIIPLPEGGYLLAGTSNGDTGRNKSEDNRSNISKIEDERQKEGFTEVKTSVWNDYWLVKIDEQGQFIVDRTIGGQRNDMLASAIRTSGGNILLGGTTYSDIGADKNTGNVGDADFWVVQVQPDKTPEPLAAAWDNLFGSYRNEGLTDVIKTADGGYLTAGFSDSYPGGDKTQNNLGKYDYWIVKTDRNGKKLWDKTYGGSDDDFLNRVIQTADGGYLLAGSSLSGKAGDKSEASLGKRDFWLIKVDATGTKQWDKTFGGSGDDELKKVIQLSTGEYIVAGHSNSPISADKTQSSQGGTDYWLMKISSTGSKIWDKRYGGNKEEALGSFTQTPEGGFLLVGTSLSNTSGDKSEPSQGSSDYWAVKTDQNGNLLWEKTFGGSATDEANSIVRNGNEYYISGTSSSNSSGEKSGNNQGGKDYWLIKIDTNGTKLWDRTFGGSQDDELRASTRLANGHIVLGGTSFSEVSGTKTQTSRGNSDFWIVEVDAEGNPMYDKRFGGSGTEELRTIFQTSDGGLLLGGRSDSNVSGEHSQTSWGRSDYWLVKVAPESITSSAAVVARQAFAPEVTPQISLLNAFPNPVREKVTVQFSLPQTQAVSVKIYDSQGQEVKTLFQGEAQANQTYQLEWQAGNKPAGLYFLQLQTPTKQQQQKLLLTK; encoded by the coding sequence ATGAAAAAACATTTAAAATTTTCACTTCTGCCTTACCCAAATGTATTCTTTACCTGCAGGTGGCGCTTCCTATTTATTTTTTTCTTTTTAAACCTAGGTTTCTCTTTTCTAACTTCGGCTCAAAAAATAGAATGGGATAGATCTTTGGGCGGTAATGCCATTGATCAATTATACTCGTTGCAGCAAACCCAGGATGGCGGTTATATCTTAGGAGGATTATCGGCTTCCGGACCCAACGGCGATAAAACCCAGCCAAACAAAGGAGTCAGAGATTATTGGATAGTAAAGCTAAGAGCAAATGGCAGCAAAGAATGGGACAAATCATTCGGCGGTAACCAGGATGAAATTTTACAGTTTGTTCAACAAACCACAGATGGGGGCTACATTTTAGGTGGCCATTCTAAGTCAGGGATCAGTGGCGACAAAACTGAAGGCGCTTTTGGTAATTATGATTTTTGGGTAATAAAAGTAGATGCTCAGGGAAACAAACAATGGGATAAAACCTACGGCGGAGATAAAGACGAACGATTAGTTGAACTGCAGCAAACCCAGGATGGTGGCTATATTTTAGGTGGTCATTCCAGTTCCGGAGTAAGCGGAAGTAAAACAGAACCCTCCCGAGGGGGCACGGATTACTGGGTAGTAAAATTACAGGCCGATGGTACCAAAGTTTGGGATAAAACGATTGGCAGTAAAAGCAGCGAAAATTTACAGGCTATCCTGCAAACCCGCGATGGTGGTTACCTTTTAGGCGGCTCCTCTAGCGGGGTTATAAGCGGCGATAAAACGGAAGAACGACATGATAGATATTCCGATTACTGGGTAGTAAAATTAAATGCAGGCGGCCAAAAAATTTGGGATAAAACTATTGGCGGCAACCTTAGTGATTACTTATTTTCTCTTCTGCAATTACCAGATGGCGGGTATCTTTTGGGTGGCCATTCCAGCTCCGATAAAAGCCATGAAAAAACCGAAGACCACAAAGGCTTTTCTGATTATTGGATCGTAAAGTTAAACCCCGATGGAAGTAAAGGATGGGATAAAACTGTCGGCGGAAAACATATTGACGAGTTGGCCTCCATGAAGCTTACCAAAGACGGAGGTATCCTTTTAGGAGGAACATCTAGATCTGGTATTGGGGCAGATAAATCCGAACCCAATCACGGCTCTTATGATTGGGACTTTTGGGTTGCCAAAGTTAGCGCGAACGGTCAAAAAGTTTTATGGGACAAAACAATAGGCAGCGAGGGAGATGATTATTTAACAGATTTGCAACAAACGCAGGACAGCGGTTATGTATTGGGCGGCAGATCACCTTCCAGGAAAACGGGTGATAAATCCGAAGAAGGTAAAGGTTCTACTGATTATTGGGTAGTGAAGCTGGATAATTCCATTAAACTTAAAAACCAGATTACCTTTGAGCCTATTCTAAACAAAGAAGTCGGCGATCCGGCCTTTCCCCTGGTCGCGAAAGCTACCTCCGGCTTACCCGTCACCTTTGAAGTATTATCCGGTCCCGCCATTATCAAGAATAATAAACTAACCATAAAAGGAGCCGGTTGGGTACGGTTGGTCGCTACTCAGGAAGGCAACACCGAGTATGAACGGGTAGTAGATACCACCCAAAGCTTTTTAGTAACCCTTACCGGTAAACAATGGCAAAAAAACTATGGCGGTAACAAAACCGATATGTTGAGTACTATGCTTCCTACGCCCGATGGCGGCTACATTATAGGAGGTACTTCTAACTCCGATGCTAGTGCCGATAAAAGCCAGAACTCAAAAGGAAACACCGATTTTTGGGTTGCAAAGATAAATGCCTCCGGTCAAAAAGTATGGGACAAAACCTACGGCGGCAACCAAGCCGATCAGCTTACTGCTTTGGTGGCTACCCCCGACGGGAATTACTTACTCGGTGGTACTTCTGCTTCTAACTCATCCGGCGATAAAAGTCAGGCAAGCAATGGTCTGGAAGATTATTGGTTAGTTAAAATAGGCGCTAATGGTACAAAACTCTGGGACAAAACTTTTGGCGGAAGCCAGTCTGATTGGCTAGCCACAATGGTTACCAGCCTGGATGGCGGCTATTTACTGGGCGGAACATCGGCATCGGATAAAAGTGGAGATAAAAGCCAGCCATCCTGGGATACTAACCAAGAGCCCAGCAGCCGCCGGGATTATTGGCTATTGAAACTAGATGCTAACGGCAATAAAATATGGGATAAAACTTACGGCGGCGATAAATTTGATAAGCTTACGGCCATTACCCTTAACCCCAAAGGTGGTTATTTAGTAGGCGGTTATTCCTCTTCGGGCATAAGCGGGGATAAAACGCAGCCCCCCCGTGGCCTGGCAGATTACTGGGTACTCCGGATTGATGAACAAGGTAAAAAAGTATGGGATAATACCTACGGCGGAGTAATTAGTTATTATAACGGAAAAGGTTACTATGAAGCGGGTGCTTCCCTCCTGAGCAGTATAGTGCCCACTCCTGATGGCGGCTTTTTACTGGGAGGTTCTTCCAGCGCTACCACCGGGGGAGAAAAAACTAGTCAAACGGCCGGCATGCATGATGAAATATATGATTACTGGGTCGTTAAAATTAATAACAGCGGCAAAAAAGTTTGGGATAAAAGTTACGGCGGATTAGTAGTTTATCCCGGACAAATTGGAGTGGGCGAATTCTGGACGTATACCGGAACTTCCAATTTAAGTACCATTATTCCATTGCCCGAAGGCGGATATTTACTGGCGGGTACTTCTAACGGCGATACCGGCCGGAATAAAAGCGAAGACAACCGCAGTAACATTAGTAAAATAGAAGACGAAAGACAAAAAGAAGGCTTTACCGAGGTAAAAACTTCGGTATGGAACGATTACTGGCTGGTAAAAATAGATGAGCAAGGCCAATTTATAGTAGACCGCACCATTGGGGGTCAACGCAACGATATGCTGGCATCTGCTATCCGAACCTCCGGAGGCAATATTCTTTTGGGCGGCACCACTTATTCGGACATTGGAGCCGATAAAAATACGGGGAACGTGGGTGATGCCGACTTCTGGGTAGTACAGGTACAACCAGATAAAACACCCGAGCCCTTAGCCGCTGCCTGGGACAATCTGTTTGGTAGTTACCGCAACGAAGGCTTAACCGATGTTATTAAAACTGCCGACGGCGGCTACTTAACTGCCGGCTTTTCCGACTCATACCCTGGCGGCGATAAAACCCAAAATAATTTAGGTAAATACGATTACTGGATTGTAAAAACTGACCGGAATGGCAAAAAACTCTGGGATAAAACCTACGGAGGTTCAGATGATGATTTCCTTAACCGAGTTATTCAAACGGCTGATGGGGGTTATTTATTAGCGGGTAGTTCTCTCTCAGGCAAGGCAGGCGATAAATCGGAGGCCTCCCTGGGTAAGCGCGATTTTTGGCTCATAAAAGTGGATGCTACCGGCACGAAACAATGGGATAAAACCTTCGGCGGTTCCGGCGACGATGAACTCAAAAAAGTAATTCAACTATCTACCGGAGAGTATATAGTAGCAGGCCACAGCAACTCCCCTATTAGCGCGGATAAAACGCAGAGCAGTCAGGGTGGTACCGATTACTGGTTAATGAAAATCAGCAGTACGGGTAGTAAAATTTGGGATAAACGTTACGGTGGCAACAAGGAAGAAGCACTAGGCAGCTTCACGCAAACCCCCGAGGGTGGCTTTTTACTCGTAGGTACTTCCTTATCTAATACCAGCGGCGACAAAAGTGAACCCAGCCAGGGCAGCAGCGACTATTGGGCCGTAAAAACGGATCAGAATGGCAACTTACTCTGGGAGAAAACTTTTGGAGGCAGCGCCACAGACGAAGCAAATTCGATTGTTCGTAACGGGAATGAGTACTATATTTCGGGTACCAGTTCTTCCAACTCTAGTGGCGAGAAAAGCGGAAATAACCAAGGCGGAAAAGATTATTGGTTAATTAAAATAGATACCAACGGTACCAAGCTTTGGGACAGAACTTTTGGCGGCAGCCAGGACGATGAACTGCGGGCCAGCACCCGTTTAGCGAATGGCCATATTGTTTTAGGCGGCACTTCCTTCTCCGAAGTAAGTGGCACCAAAACCCAGACTAGTCGGGGCAACAGCGATTTCTGGATCGTAGAAGTAGATGCCGAGGGTAACCCCATGTACGATAAACGCTTTGGTGGCAGCGGTACCGAAGAACTCCGTACCATTTTCCAAACTTCCGATGGTGGTTTATTGCTGGGTGGCCGTTCCGACTCAAACGTTAGTGGTGAGCATAGCCAAACCAGTTGGGGCCGTAGTGATTACTGGTTGGTGAAAGTAGCTCCGGAAAGTATAACCTCGAGCGCCGCCGTTGTTGCTCGTCAGGCATTTGCACCGGAAGTAACTCCGCAGATTAGTTTGTTAAACGCTTTTCCTAACCCAGTCCGGGAAAAAGTAACGGTTCAGTTTAGCTTGCCACAAACTCAGGCAGTTAGCGTAAAAATTTACGACAGCCAAGGGCAGGAGGTAAAAACTTTGTTCCAGGGAGAAGCGCAGGCAAACCAAACTTACCAGCTGGAATGGCAAGCTGGCAATAAACCGGCCGGCCTGTATTTCTTGCAGTTACAAACCCCAACCAAGCAGCAACAGCAAAAACTACTTTTAACCAAGTAA
- a CDS encoding T9SS type A sorting domain-containing protein, giving the protein MKILLKNIVWLHKKPGKFTFQHFLKFSLLLAIGFPFLASAQNVQWNKTIGADLNDYFTTATQTSDGGYILGGTSGSGKNGDKSQPKNGQSDFWIVKLNADGSKAWDKTIGSAANDRLDALQQTSDGGYILLGYSVGGASGDKTGTKENWVVKLKPDGTIAWDKTFGVQKGGSSLTELQQTSDGGYILGGSAFGFGGDKTEAGLFGDFWLVKLNADGSKAWDKTIVGNSNDNLTTLQQTKDGGFIVGGNSDSGKGRDKSEDQKNDGNLSDFWMVKLNPDRTIAWDKTIGVEADDLLSTIRQTPDGSYIVGGYADAGLGEFKSEKSKGGFDYWVIKLNNKGTQEWNKTIGGSNSDQLHALQPTSDGGYLLGGGSRSNNSGDKTQDNQGIFDYWVVKLNANGSKAWDLTLGGNAEDALENVIQTKDNGYLIGGYSKSPISGTKTEASKGGYDYWVVKLDNDTKAKQTISFAALPEVNFATQKTLSLKATASSGLPVTFRVVSGPATVKGNTVTFKGGSGTVTMEALQTGNAKYYAAPAVTQTFVVQVPPVTRLWNKSFGGIRTEYQSQGNECDKIFGTSSLTAMVRSSDGGYLLGGTSDSKKGNDKSDDHLGSILEEQCFSDQQPITDYWIVKTNANGEKLWDKTFGGNDRDELKAILATPDGGYLLGGSSKSNGNGNKTQASRGYEDYWIVKISANGNKIWDKTFGGHLGDVLTTLIATPDGNYLLGGTSISGKSGDKTEAGIGGQEFWIVKIDGDGNKIWDKAYDNEGNDLSTLQSIVPSSDGGFLLGGTTSIDKGNYWVVKINSQGLKLWNKSFGGDAYDNLSALANTTDGGYLLGGYSNSGKSGDKSEASRGGNDFWVVKIDEAGKKVWDETIGGNGSDLLSALIKTPDGGFLLGGTTNSGVSGEKSEEKRGLGDYWVIKIDFNGVISWDRTLGGTNNNEQLSSLLVTSDGNFLVGGSSYSENNGDKSQPLKGIKDFWVIKLKEEKNAPALAWDMRFGGSGTDNLTDVIKTSDGGYLAGGYSDSKVSGDKSQNSKGKNDYWIVKTDKNGKKLWDKSFGGSDQDYLNRVIQTQDGGYLLAGSSLSGKSGDKSQPSQGDRDFWIVKTDALGNKQWDKTYGGSDFDQFVKIIQLSTGEFVLGGTTKSPVNGDVSQNSPGLKDYWLVKISSTGTKIWDKRYGGNGDDQLGSFTETKEGGFLLAGSSYSGAKGDKSQTSNGLTDYWVVKLDKEGNKIWDKTFGSRRDDVPASVARSGSDFYIAGTNTTYYNPEQSPEGFSDKDYWLVKIDTNGNLLWEKTFGGKQTDVLQASTSLPDGGIVLGGSSYSEVSGSKSQPSQGSYDYWIVRVDANGNKVYDKTVGGSERDELRTIFSTSDGGLMLAGWSASQVSGDVTQPNQGSSDYWLVKLAPAPDTSSMLTTREATVTEAPVAFTNNLTAYPNPFQGKVNVKFSLPQTQAATVKIFDGQGKEVSTLFQGEVKAIQTYQLEWQAGNKPAGLYFIQLQTPTLRQQHKLLLTK; this is encoded by the coding sequence ATGAAAATACTTTTAAAAAACATCGTTTGGCTTCACAAAAAGCCTGGTAAGTTTACTTTCCAGCACTTTTTAAAGTTTTCTTTACTATTAGCCATAGGCTTTCCATTCTTGGCTTCTGCCCAGAATGTTCAGTGGAATAAAACCATAGGAGCCGATTTAAATGATTATTTCACAACCGCCACGCAAACCAGTGATGGTGGCTATATTCTGGGAGGCACTTCTGGATCCGGAAAGAATGGCGATAAGTCCCAGCCGAAAAATGGCCAAAGCGATTTTTGGATTGTTAAGCTAAATGCCGATGGCTCCAAAGCCTGGGATAAAACGATTGGCAGTGCAGCCAACGACCGGTTAGATGCTTTACAGCAGACTAGTGATGGTGGTTATATTTTATTAGGTTACTCTGTAGGCGGTGCGTCCGGCGATAAAACCGGCACGAAAGAAAACTGGGTGGTAAAACTCAAACCAGATGGCACTATTGCCTGGGATAAAACTTTTGGGGTACAGAAAGGCGGTAGCTCTCTAACTGAACTGCAACAAACTAGTGATGGAGGCTATATTTTGGGAGGAAGCGCCTTTGGGTTTGGCGGTGATAAAACTGAAGCTGGCCTTTTTGGCGATTTTTGGCTAGTTAAATTAAACGCCGATGGCTCTAAAGCTTGGGATAAAACCATTGTCGGAAATAGTAATGATAATTTAACTACCCTTCAGCAAACCAAAGATGGCGGCTTTATAGTAGGTGGCAATTCGGACTCTGGAAAAGGCCGGGACAAATCGGAAGATCAAAAAAATGATGGAAACTTAAGTGATTTTTGGATGGTAAAACTGAACCCAGACCGGACTATAGCCTGGGATAAAACCATTGGCGTAGAAGCAGATGATCTCTTAAGCACCATCCGGCAAACCCCGGATGGGAGCTATATTGTAGGCGGTTATGCCGATGCTGGCCTAGGTGAATTTAAATCAGAAAAAAGCAAAGGTGGTTTTGATTACTGGGTAATTAAATTAAACAACAAAGGTACTCAGGAGTGGAACAAGACCATTGGCGGAAGCAATAGCGATCAATTACATGCTTTGCAACCTACCAGCGATGGGGGTTACCTGCTAGGTGGTGGCTCTCGCTCCAACAATAGCGGCGATAAAACGCAAGATAACCAGGGCATTTTTGATTACTGGGTAGTAAAATTAAACGCTAATGGTTCAAAAGCCTGGGATCTCACTTTAGGAGGGAACGCCGAAGATGCTTTAGAAAATGTTATACAAACAAAGGATAACGGTTATCTTATAGGTGGTTATTCTAAATCTCCTATCTCCGGAACTAAAACAGAAGCAAGTAAAGGCGGTTATGATTATTGGGTAGTAAAATTAGATAATGATACCAAAGCTAAACAAACCATTTCTTTTGCCGCTTTGCCGGAAGTAAATTTTGCAACTCAAAAAACACTTAGTCTAAAAGCTACTGCCAGTTCTGGTTTACCCGTTACCTTTCGGGTTGTTTCCGGTCCGGCTACGGTTAAAGGCAACACGGTAACGTTTAAGGGTGGAAGTGGCACGGTTACCATGGAGGCCTTACAAACTGGTAACGCCAAGTATTACGCCGCTCCCGCCGTTACTCAAACTTTTGTGGTACAGGTTCCGCCCGTAACCCGGCTTTGGAATAAATCTTTTGGCGGCATTCGTACCGAATACCAAAGCCAGGGAAATGAATGTGATAAAATTTTTGGTACCTCTTCTCTTACAGCTATGGTTCGCTCTTCAGATGGGGGTTATTTGCTGGGAGGCACTTCCGATTCTAAAAAAGGGAATGACAAAAGCGACGACCACCTGGGTTCTATTTTAGAGGAACAATGCTTTTCTGATCAGCAACCTATAACTGATTATTGGATTGTAAAAACCAATGCCAATGGCGAAAAACTTTGGGATAAAACCTTTGGTGGCAACGACCGGGATGAACTAAAAGCAATTTTGGCCACCCCCGACGGAGGTTACTTACTAGGAGGTTCTTCTAAATCAAACGGGAATGGTAATAAAACACAAGCCAGCCGAGGATATGAAGATTACTGGATAGTTAAAATATCTGCAAACGGCAATAAAATCTGGGATAAAACCTTTGGCGGTCACCTAGGCGATGTGCTTACCACTTTAATCGCCACTCCCGATGGAAATTATTTACTAGGAGGCACGTCGATCTCCGGCAAATCCGGTGATAAAACCGAAGCAGGTATTGGTGGTCAGGAATTTTGGATTGTAAAAATAGATGGGGATGGTAACAAGATTTGGGACAAAGCTTATGATAACGAAGGCAACGACCTCAGTACTTTACAGTCAATAGTTCCTTCTTCGGATGGCGGCTTCTTATTAGGAGGCACAACTTCAATAGATAAAGGCAATTACTGGGTTGTAAAAATTAATAGTCAGGGACTAAAACTTTGGAATAAATCTTTTGGCGGCGATGCATATGATAATCTATCGGCTTTGGCGAATACTACAGATGGCGGTTACCTTTTAGGCGGTTATTCCAATTCAGGTAAAAGTGGAGATAAGAGTGAGGCAAGCCGGGGCGGTAATGATTTCTGGGTGGTTAAAATAGATGAAGCCGGAAAAAAGGTTTGGGATGAAACTATTGGCGGAAATGGTTCTGACTTGCTCTCTGCTTTAATAAAAACGCCCGATGGAGGTTTCCTGCTCGGTGGTACTACCAACTCTGGCGTGAGTGGCGAAAAAAGTGAAGAAAAGCGAGGCTTAGGTGATTATTGGGTGATAAAGATAGACTTCAACGGTGTAATAAGTTGGGATAGAACCTTGGGGGGTACCAATAACAATGAACAATTAAGTTCACTCTTAGTAACTTCAGATGGCAACTTCCTAGTGGGAGGCTCTTCTTACTCCGAAAATAATGGCGATAAAAGCCAACCTCTTAAAGGAATAAAGGATTTTTGGGTTATCAAGTTAAAAGAAGAAAAGAATGCACCGGCTTTAGCTTGGGACATGCGTTTTGGCGGTTCAGGCACCGATAACTTAACCGATGTTATTAAAACCTCCGATGGCGGCTACTTAGCTGGCGGTTACTCTGATTCCAAGGTGAGCGGCGATAAATCACAAAACAGTAAGGGCAAAAACGATTATTGGATTGTAAAAACTGATAAAAATGGTAAAAAACTCTGGGATAAAAGCTTCGGAGGCTCCGATCAGGACTACCTAAACCGGGTTATTCAAACGCAAGATGGGGGCTACTTACTGGCGGGTTCTTCTTTATCGGGTAAAAGTGGCGACAAGAGCCAACCTAGTCAGGGCGATCGTGACTTCTGGATCGTTAAAACTGATGCTTTGGGCAACAAACAATGGGATAAAACCTACGGCGGCAGTGACTTCGATCAATTTGTAAAAATTATCCAACTCTCTACCGGCGAATTCGTGCTTGGTGGCACTACCAAATCTCCGGTAAACGGCGATGTAAGCCAGAATAGTCCGGGTTTAAAAGATTACTGGTTAGTCAAAATCAGTTCAACCGGTACTAAAATCTGGGACAAACGCTACGGAGGCAACGGCGATGATCAATTAGGAAGTTTTACTGAAACCAAAGAAGGTGGCTTTTTACTGGCTGGTTCGTCTTATTCCGGAGCCAAAGGGGATAAAAGTCAAACCAGTAACGGCTTAACCGATTACTGGGTAGTAAAACTGGATAAAGAAGGGAATAAAATCTGGGATAAAACCTTTGGTAGCCGTCGGGACGATGTACCGGCATCCGTAGCCCGGAGTGGATCAGACTTCTATATTGCCGGTACCAATACCACCTACTATAATCCCGAACAAAGCCCCGAAGGTTTTTCGGATAAAGATTACTGGTTAGTAAAAATAGATACAAACGGCAACTTATTGTGGGAAAAAACCTTTGGCGGCAAGCAAACCGATGTTCTCCAGGCCAGCACAAGTTTACCAGATGGGGGTATTGTGTTAGGAGGAAGTTCTTATTCAGAAGTAAGTGGTAGTAAGTCGCAACCCAGTCAGGGATCTTATGATTACTGGATTGTTCGAGTAGACGCCAATGGCAATAAGGTGTACGATAAAACAGTTGGCGGTAGTGAGAGGGATGAACTGCGAACTATTTTCTCCACTTCTGATGGAGGTTTAATGTTGGCAGGTTGGTCGGCTTCCCAAGTGAGTGGAGATGTTACCCAACCCAACCAGGGTAGCAGTGATTACTGGCTAGTAAAACTAGCCCCGGCCCCGGATACTTCCTCAATGCTAACAACCCGGGAAGCCACAGTTACGGAAGCACCAGTAGCCTTCACTAACAATTTAACCGCTTACCCCAATCCTTTCCAAGGGAAAGTAAATGTGAAGTTCAGCTTACCCCAAACTCAGGCAGCCACAGTAAAAATCTTTGATGGCCAAGGTAAAGAAGTAAGTACTTTGTTTCAAGGCGAAGTGAAAGCTATCCAAACTTACCAACTAGAATGGCAGGCCGGTAACAAACCCGCAGGTTTGTATTTTATTCAATTGCAAACCCCTACTCTACGGCAACAACACAAACTGCTTTTAACGAAATAG